A genomic segment from Xiphophorus maculatus strain JP 163 A chromosome 6, X_maculatus-5.0-male, whole genome shotgun sequence encodes:
- the cdk5 gene encoding cyclin-dependent-like kinase 5, with protein MQKYEKLEKIGEGTYGTVFKAKNRETHEIVALKRVRLDDDDEGVPSSALREICLLKELKHKNIVRLHDVLHSDKKLTLVFEYCDQDLKKYFDSCNGDLDPETVKSFMYQLLKGLAFCHSRNVLHRDLKPQNLLINRNGELKLADFGLARAFGIPVRCYSAEVVTLWYRPPDVLFGAKLYSTSIDMWSAGCIFAELANAGRPLFPGNDVDDQLKRIFRLLGTPTEEQWPTMTKLPDYKPYPMYPATTSLVNVVPKLSSTGRDLLQNLLKCNPVQRISAEEALQHPYFADFCPP; from the exons ATGCAGAAATATGAAAAGCTTGAAAAAATTGGAGAGG GTACGTATGGAACTGTTTTCAAAGCTAAAAACAGAGAAACGCATGAAATCGTGGCATTAAAGCGGGTCAGGCTGGACGACGACGACGAG GGGGTGCCAAGCTCTGCTTTAAGAGAAATCTGTCTTCTGAAAGAactaaagcataaaaacattgtCAG attgcATGATGTGTTGCACAGTGACAAGAAGTTAACATTGGTTTTTGAATATTGTGATCAG gatttgaagaaatattttgacaGCTGTAATGGGGATCTAGATCCTGAAACCGTGAAG TCGTTCATGTACCAACTGTTGAAAGGCCTCGCTTTCTGTCACAGTCGAAACGTTCTTCATAGAGATctgaaaccacaaaatcttCTCATCAACAGA AATGGGGAATTGAAGCTTGCTGACTTTGGGTTAGCTCGAGCTTTTGGCATTCCTGTGAGATGTTACTCAGCAGAG GTTGTGACGTTGTGGTACCGACCTCCAGATGTGTTGTTTGGTGCTAAACTTTATTCTACCTCTATTGACATGTGGTCAGCTGGCTGCATATTtgcag agCTGGCTAATGCTGGAAGGCCGTTATTCCCTGGCAATGATGTGGATGACCAGTTGAAAAGAATCTTCAG ATTGTTGGGCACACCTACTGAGGAACAGTGGCCAACAATGACAAAACTTCCTGATTATAAG CCATATCCCATGTATCCAGCTACCACCTCCCTTGTGAATGTGGTTCCTAAACTAAGTAGCACAGGAAGGGATCTACTGCAG AACCTGTTGAAGTGTAATCCCGTTCAGAGGATTTCAGCTGAAGAGGCCTTGCAGCACCCCTACTTCGCAGATTTTTGCCCGCCCTAA
- the LOC102218671 gene encoding ATP-binding cassette sub-family B member 8, mitochondrial-like, translated as MSQLLCSRLCVTACSRSLSFSSLSRKTGGKWKLSRWYTSHSQTSTQPPGNPLHRIWNLTQRAIHHSTSRTSKSPGLKFILGPAVLTVSARLFCHVACCEADVNNNTPEEVILKDSVPDFKWHILWEFVKPQLFALIGAVVLAFGAAILNIQIPLMLGDLVNVVARYLREHSGTYVNEIKGPAMKLLGLYAIQGLLTTGYIILLSRVGERVASDMRKTLFASLIRQDVAFFDANKTGQLVNRLTADIQEFKSSFKLVISQGLRSITQTVGCFVSLYIISPKLTGLTVVVLPCLVGAGALIGSFLRKLSRLAQEQVAKATEVADEALGNVRTVKAFAMEERELQLYAHEVDKSCEMNENLGGGIAVFQGLSNVALNCIVLGTIFAGGTLISSNEMSPGDLMSFLVASQTVQRSLASISILFGQVVRGMSAGARIFEYLSLKPTIPLSGGGRIPFHSLIGRVDFMNISFSYPTRPGHEVLKKFSLILPPCKTVAIVGESGGGKSTVASLLERFYDPTNGVVMLDGLDIRTLDLAWLRGQVIGFINQEPVLFGSSIMENIRFGKPDATDAEVISAAKQSNAHRFIMSFPDGYNTMVGERGVALSGGQKQRIAIARALIKNPSILVLDEATSALDAESEGVVQEALDRATRGRTVLIIAHRLSTIQGADLICVMSNGRIVEAGTHLELLSKGGLYSDLIRRQRAEGQK; from the exons ATGTCCCAGCTTCTGTGCTCCAGATTGTGCGTCACTGCTTGTTCCCGTTCACTCTCTTTTTCTTCACTGAGCAGAAAGACAGGGGGCAAATGGAAGCTGTCACG GTGGTATACATCTCATTCACAAACCTCCACACAGCCACCTGGCAATCCTTTGCACCGCATTTGGAACCTGACTCAGAGAGCTATCCATCACTCCACCTCCCGGACATCCAAATCACCAGGTTTGAAATTCATCCTAGGACCTGCGGTCCTCACTGTTTCAGCACGCCTGTTCTGCCATGTAGCCTGCTGTGAGGCAGATGTCAACAACAACACTCCAGAGGAAGTTATCCTCAAAGACTCTGTGCCTGACTTCAAATGGCACATCCTGTGGGAATTTGTCAAACCGCAGCTGTTTGCGCTCATTGGTGCTGTTGTG cTTGCTTTTGGTGCAGCTATCTTGAACATTCAAATCCCATTAATGCTTGGTGATTTGGTAAATGTTGTGGCACGCTACCTCAGAGAACATTCAGGTACTTACGTCAACGAGATAAAAGGTCCTGCTATGAAACTACTTGGACTGTATGCTATCCAG GGCCTGCTAACAACTGGCTACATCATCTTACTGTCGAGGGTAGGGGAAAGAGTGGCATCAGACATGAGGAAAACCCTCTTTGCTTCCCTGATAAG gcaAGATGTTGCTTTCTTTGACGCCAATAAAACCGGGCAGCTTGTAAACCGTTTGACTGCTGACATTCAGGAGTTCAAGTCTTCCTTTAAATTGGTTATTTCTCAG GGTCTGCGGAGCATCACGCAGACAGTCGGGTGTTTTGTGTCTCTCTATATCATCTCCCCCAAGCTCACAGGCTTGACAGTGGTTGTTCTCCCATGTCTTGTGGGAGCAGGAGCTCTTATTGGTTCATTTCTGCGCAAACTATCTCGTCTCGCTCAAGAACag GTAGCAAAAGCAACAGAGGTGGCAGATGAGGCTCTGGGTAATGTCCGAACAGTGAAAGCTTTTGCTATGGAGGAACGAGAACTCCA ACTGTATGCACATGAAGTCGACAAATCatgtgaaatgaatgaaaatcttGGTGGAGGCATCGCAGTTTTCCAAGGCTTGTCAAACGTGGCACTGAACT gcattGTGCTGGGAACAATTTTTGCTGGAGGGACGTTAATTTCAAGTAATGAGATGTCTCCTGGAGACCTGATGTCTTTCTTGGTTGCTTCGCAGACGGTTCAGAG GTCCTTGGCCAGTATTTCCATCCTTTTCGGACAG GTGGTGAGAGGAATGAGCGCTGGGGCCCGGATTTTTGAATACCTGTCTTTAAAGCCAACCATTCCTCTCTCGGGGGGAGGACGCATCCCCTTCCACTCTCTGATTGGAAGAGTGGActtcatgaatatttcattCAG TTATCCAACGAGACCCGGCCATGAAGTCCTGAAGAAGTTCAGTTTAATTCTGCCACCTTGTAAAACTGTTGCAATTGTTGGTGAATCTGGAGGAG GGAAGTCCACAGTGGCATCCTTACTGGAGCGTTTCTACGACCCAACCAATGGTGTGGTCATGTTGGATGGGCTCGATATTCGCACGCTGGATTTGGCCTGGCTCAGGGGCCAAGTTATTGGATTCATCAATCAG GAGCCAGTTTTGTTTGGATCATCTATCATGGAGAACATCCGCTTTGGGAAGCCTGATGCCACAGATGCTGAGGTCATTAGTGCAGCAAAGCAATCTAATGCTCACCGCTTCATTATGAGCTTCCCAGATGGCTATAACACCATGGTTG GTGAGCGAGGTGTGGCGCTATCAGGGGGCCAGAAACAGCGGATTGCCATCGCCCGAGCTTTGATCAAGAACCCCAGCATCCTTGTGCTCGATGAAGCCACGAGCGCTCTTGATGCAGAATCCGAGGGGGTGGTGCAGGAAGCGCTGGACAGAGCCACAAGGGGTCGCACTGTGCTCATCATCGCCCACAGACTGAGCACTATCCAAGGGGCCGATCTAATCTGTGTCATGAGCAATGGCCGCATTGTGGAG GCTGGAACACATTTGGAACTGCTGAGCAAAGGAGGACTTTATTCTGATCTGATCCGCAGACAAAGAGCTGAGGGGCAGAAATAA